A part of Aspergillus flavus chromosome 5, complete sequence genomic DNA contains:
- a CDS encoding putative MFS transporter, producing MASKSVPSSDLERHDTFKSAGRNASLDDNDTNKLGAYASAPGVVEDVVRVVDHKAERALCRRFDLRLLPILAVMYLFNALDKGNLGNAETDGMSDDLNFKPNQYNLLLSIFFVPYVIFAPPFAMLGKRFSPARVLPILMFSFGSFTLLSSATKNFGGMFALRWFLGMSEAAFFPLVIYYLTTFYRRGELARRLAIFYAASNIANAFSGLIAFGVFQIKHSSIPNWRYLFIIEGGVTVLFSIFAFWYLPRSAAEAKFLSDDEKALALHRIQVDSSAVVNEEFRFREALGIFKHPSTYVWLCIEICLGVPIQGVALFLPQIVQRLGYSTVKTNLYTVAPNVTGAVMLLILAFCSDAVRLRSPFIVLGFLLTFAGFMIYASIDDVQAQIRVAYFATFMMTWGTSAPSVLLSTWYNNNIAHEGRRVLLTSIGVPLANLMGLVSSNVFRSQDKPKYMPALITVGAFGATGAALAGCLGIYMWLDNKRRDRRDGVTVRAQDVPTERLRDGPASPEFRWFL from the exons ATGGCATCGAAAAGTGTTCCTTCATCCGACTTGGAGCGACATGATACGTTCAAGTCCGCTGGACGGAATGCTTCACTGGATGACAATGACACTAACAAGTTGGGTGCCTATGCATCTGCTCCAGGTGTAGTCGAAGATGTAGTCAGAGTGGTTGATCACAAAGCTGAACGAGCTTTGTGCCGACGATTTGATCTGCGATTGCTTCCTATATTGGCCGTTATGT ATCTGTTCAATGCTTTGGATAAAGGAAATTTGGGAAATGCGGAAACTGATGGGATGAGCGATG ATCTCAACTTCAAACCTAACCAATACAACCTCCTCCTGTCCATATTCTTTGTTCCATATGTCATTTTTGCGCCGCCGTTCGCGATGTTGGGCAAACGATTTAGCCCTGCCAGAGTGCTACCCATTCTCATGTTTAGCTTTGGTTCTTTCACCCTCCTATCGTCTGCGACCAAGAATTTTGGTGGGATGTTCGCACTCCGATGGTTCCTAGGAATGTCAGAAGCGGCATTTTTCCCGCTGGTGATCTACTATCTGACGACCTTTTACCGTCGCGGTGAGCTCGCCAGACGACTAGCCATCTTCTACGCGGCGTCCAATATCGCCAATGCCTTCTCCGGCCTGATCGCATTCGGCGTATTCCAAATTAAACACTCCAGCATTCCTAACTGGCGCTATCTATTCATCATCGAGGGCGGAGTAACTGtcctcttctccatattcGCATTCTGGTACCTCCCCCGCAGCGCCGCGGAAGCAAAGTTCCTCTCAGACGACGAGAAAGCCCTCGCCTTGCATCGTATCCAAGTCGATTCGAGTGCGGTAGTGAACGAAGAATTTCGTTTCCGCGAAGCCCTCGGCATCTTTAAGCACCCTAGCACTTACGTATGGCTCTGCATTGAAATCTGTCTGGGAGTCCCCATCCAAGGTGTCGCCCTTTTCTTACCCCAGATTGTCCAGCGACTTGGCTACAGCACCGTCAAGACGAACCTATACACAGTCGCTCCAAACGTCACCGGTGCAGTCATGCTGCTGATCCTGGCATTCTGCTCCGATGCAGTCCGTCTCCGTTCGCCTTTCATCGTACTCGGATTTCTCCTCACATTCGCCGGTTTCATGATCTATGCTTCCATCGATGACGTGCAAGCTCAGATCCGCGTCGCGTATTTCGCAACTTTTATGATGACCTGGGGAACTTCCGCCCCGTCCGTGTTGCTGAGTACATGGTATAACAACAACATCGCGCACGAAGGTCGTCGTGTGCTACTTACCAGTATCGGTGTGCCACTGGCCAATCTGATGGGTTTGGTGAGCAGCAATGTCTTCCGCAGTCAGGATAAGCCCAAGTACATGCCGGCATTGATCACAGTCGGGGCGTTTGGGGCCACTGGGGCCGCATTGGCAGGGTGCTTGGGGATTTACATGTGGCTTGATAATAAGAGGCGCGATCGCAGGGATGGAGTGACGGTTAGAGCGCAGGATGTGCCTACCGAGCGGTTGAGAGATGGTCCTGCTAGTCCTGAGTTCCGGTGGTTTCTTTGA
- a CDS encoding acetolactate synthase catalytic subunit — MEGLLGFTGGEILHRRLIGHGVDHIFGHPKAGALALFRDVYKSTVIRFVPSRHERGAGHMAEGYAKATRRPGVVFVSTDPSSSNIISPMLDGLLDGTPMVVICGQVPATQETNSLQEEKSMERIGACMKWRARVQRLSELPGAIDAVFLHATSKQPGPTLLDISSEIGEAIFDSQALEELPRVALMVEKVHEKDCIVAPPIVDARFLYERIFHVADMINQSRHPVICAGNGVLASARGCTLLSKIAKKAQIPVATTLLGLGSFDETREEALHMIGTYGAPYANCAIQNADLLIVIGARLDERAVGDADGFAPKALDREGGGRGIVHFDIDAGKLGKVIEPTEIILGDLSETLPVLLSFLIPVEDRVRWLDQIQIWKRLYTIEEPTGRAKHRPCPQQVVAELNRQTTPMKSSITVTTSVGQNQMWTSQHFRCTHPHSLITSGSLTTMGFGVPAAIGAKLALPDQQVIAVDGDASFCTTMEELMTALLHQVQIKVIVFNNRQQAILSQLQSAYGAKACCDARMSPDFDRLARSMGCQGQRCDRVEELPHAIYWLLRCRGPALLDVAIRQPDMVSIAANGTQMDTVAWA, encoded by the exons ATGGAGGGACTTCTAGGATTTACGGGAGGAGAGATCCTCCACCGGCGTCTCATCGGCCACGGTGTGGACCACATCT TTGGACACCCAAAGGCAGGCGCTTTAGCATTGTTTCGGGATGTGTACAAGTCTACTGTCATTCGTTTTGTTCCATCGCGTCATGAACGAGGTGCCGGCCACATGGCTGAGGGCTACGCCAAGGCAACCCGAAGACCAGGCGTGGTCTTTGTGAGCACTGACCCCAGTAGCTCCAACATAATCAGTCCAATGCTGGATGGCCTTCTGGATGGAACACCTATGGTGGTGATCTGTGGCCAGGTCCCTGCCACTCAAGAAACCAACTCCCTCCAGGAGGAAAAGTCCATGGAGCGGATCGGAGCATGTATGAAGTGGCGTGCGCGTGTGCAACGACTGAGCGAGTTACCTGGTGCGATTGATGCGGTCTTCCTTCATGCCACCAGCAAACAGCCTGGGCCGACTCTCTTAGACATCTCTTCTGAAATCGGTGAAGCGATCTTTGACTCACAGGCCCTAGAAGAGTTACCGAGAGTGGCGCTGATGGTCGAGAAAGTGCACGAGAAAGATTGCATCGTTGCCCCGCCAATAGTCGACGCTCGCTTTCTGTATGAGAGGATTTTCCATGTGGCCGACATGATCAACCAGTCCAGACACCCGGTGATCTGTGCAGGAAATGGCGTCCTCGCTTCGGCGCGGGGGTGCACGCTGTTGTCCAAGATAGCTAAAAAAGCTCAGATCCCCGTGGCAACCACACTACTCGGTTTGGGTTCCTTCGATGAAACTCGCGAAGAGGCCTTGCACATGATTGGTACATATGGCGCTCCGTATGCCAATTGCGCGATCCAAAATGCCGACTTACTCATTGTTATCGGGGCCAGATTGGACGAGCGCGCAGTAGGCGATGCAGATGGGTTTGCGCCCAAAGCCCTGGATAGGGAgggcggaggaagaggcatCGTACATTTTGACATCGATGCAGGTAAACTTGGGAAAGTCATCGAACCTACAGAGATCATTCTCGGCGACCTGTCAGAGACCTTGCCCGTTTTACTCTCCTTCTTAATTCCTGTGGAGGATCGAGTTCGATGGTTGGACCAGATCCAGATTTGGAAAAGGCTGTATACCATCGAAGAGCCTACAGGTAGGGCAAAACATCGCCCGTGCCCTCAACAGGTTGTGGCCGAGCTCAACCGCCAAACAACCCCCATGAAGAGCAGCATAACTGTGACCACCAGCGTCGGTCAGAATCAAATGTGGACGTCCCAACATTTCCGTTGTACACATCCACATTCCCTGATCACTTCTGGCAGCCTGACCACGATGGGGTTTGGCGTACCGGCTGCCATTGGGGCTAAGTTAGCTCTCCCCGATCAACAAGTCATTGCCGTGGACGGCGATGCCTCCTTTTGCACCACGATGGAAGAGCTCATGACCGCGTTGCTACATCAAGTACAGATCAAGGTGATCGTCTTTAACAATCGGCAACAAGCTATTCTGTCGCAATTACAGAGCGCGTACGGTGCGAAAGCTTGTTGTGATGCCCGAATGAGCCCAGACTTTGATCGCTTAGCCAGGAGCATGGGCTGCCAGGGTCAACGATGCGATCGCGTTGAAGAACTTCCACACGCTATCTACTGGTTATTACGCTGTCGGGGGCCGGCATTGCTAGATGTAGCCATCCGTCAGCCTGACATGGTTTCGATCGCAGCAAATGGGACACAGATGGACACCGTGGCATGGGCATGA
- a CDS encoding SGNH hydrolase-type esterase domain-containing protein has protein sequence MLLHVFVRIFSLLLLARIAWSYPLSSSIGQRNNVLFRNSDTHWVSIWTAMPQLTEPANLPPPPYNSSTYIFQNTTIRQTIRVTQPGHEIRLRLSNAFGLEDLSVTKVAVSLPVDQKLGTSAIQSNTTKDVLFSGSADIVIPNGGLVVSDPIAFPVKAQDTLTIDIYLEQGQGGGAITSHPGSRTTSWMSLGDWVGKRNLTDSSVESVDHWYFISAIEAHLPSTSRSCAIIGDSITDGRGSDTNKNNRWPDLLLTRMQQTPTTNSIALLNQAAGGNRILADGLGPNVISRIDRDALAQSGVRYAIIFEGVNDIGVADADPEVQKKIGDRLIVAYQQIVTRLHAASIPVFGATITPFGAPANASDVQPYSDPVREDTRQRINEWIRTSGVFDAVLDFDQVLRDPEAPAQLADEYDSGDYLHPNVAGYQALADYFPMDLFEEYRS, from the exons ATGTTACTACATGTTTTCGTTCGTATTTTTTCCCTACTCCTCCTAGCTCGGATAGCATGGTCCTATCCTCTTAGTTCATCGATAGGCCAACGGAACAATGTACTCTTTCGAAATTCAGATACTCACTGGGTCAGCATATGGACTGCCATGCCTCAGTTGACCGAGCCAGCCAATCTACCTCCACCTCCCTAT AACTCCTCAACATACATATTTCAAAATACTACCATCCGCCAGACCATTCGTGTCACCCAACCAGGTCATGAGATTCGTTTACGCTTGTCTAATGCATTCGGCCTGGAAGATCTTTCAGTGACCAAAGTTGCAGTCAGTCTACCCGTAGACCAGAAGCTCGGGACGAGTGCGATTCAGTCCAATACCACGAAGGATGTTCTCTTCAGCGGTAGCGCAGACATAGTCATCCCGAATGGAGGTTTAGTCGTTTCAGACCCCATTGCATTCCCGGTGAAAGCGCAAGATACGCTCACTATCGACATCTATCTGGAACAGGGTCAGGGTGGAGGTGCAATTACCTCCCATCCAGGAAGTAGAACAACATCATGGATGAGCTTGGGTGACTGGGTCGGAAAAAGGAATCTAACAGACTCTTCGGTGGAGAGTGTTGATCACTG GTATTTTATCAGCGCCATTGAAGCTCACCTCCCATCCACGAGCCGCAGCTGCGCAATCATTGGCGACAGCATCACCGACGGACGAGGAAGCGATACGAACAAGAACAACCG CTGGCCCGACCTCCTCCTAACCCGCATGCAGCAAACCCCAACGACCAATTCAATTGCTCTCCTCAACCAAGCAGCAGGTGGCAACCGAATCCTCGCAGATGGGCTCGGCCCAAACGTAATCAGTCGCATTGACCGCGACGCCCTAGCTCAGTCCGGCGTCCGATACGCTATTATCTTTGAAGGCGTCAATGACATCGGAGTCGCTGATGCCGACCCAGAGgtccagaagaagatcggcGATAGACTTATCGTTGCCTATCAGCAGATCGTGACCCGTCTCCACGCAGCCAGCATTCCTGTGTTCGGGGCTACTATAACGCCCTTTGGTGCACCAGCTAATGCTTCTGATGTACAACCCTACTCGGACCCTGTAAGGGAGGACACGCGTCAGAGAATTAACGAATGGATAAGGACGAGTGGTGTGTTTGATGCTGTTTTGGATTTTGATCAAGTGCTTAGAGATCCTGAGGCACCGGCACAACTTGCAGATGAGTACGATTCGGGCGATTATTTACACCCGAATGTAGCGGGCTATCAAGCGCTGGCGGATTATTTTCCTATGGATTTGTTTGAGGAGTACAGAAGCTAG
- a CDS encoding short chain dehydrogenase/reductase yields MSIFQAQKTALITGAASGIGFATAKLCRSRGMHLALLDIDAANLHKAKDELAATDPSLKTESYEIDVGDKNRWSEVANSIKSAFSGVDLVFLNAARPQRAQSQYEGKLKPWADVESWKKVFDTNVFGPLNGIEAILPLLLSTNTPRSVVITGSKQGITNPPGGGAPAYNASKAAIKNLTEHLAHDLRSDPATAHISAHLFVPGWTWTGLMGNVGPTQEENVKKMAGAWFPSQAAEVLVDGVEKGSFYIICPDGETDWPLDQARMQWASDDVVEGRPALSRWEASWKERAEAGIRADAEQRRK; encoded by the exons ATGTCTATCTTCCAAGCCCAGAAAACCGCCCTTATAACCGGCGCGGCCTCCGGAATCGGTTTCGCGACCGCTAAGCTCTGTCGGAGTCGGGGCATGCACCTTGCGTTGCTCGACATCGATGCTGCCAACCTTCACAAAGCGAAAGATGAACTTGCTGCCACTGACCCTTCACTCAAGACCGAGTCGTACGAGATAGATGTTGGGGATAAGAACAGGTGGTCTGAAGTTGCAAATTCCATAAAGTCGGCATTCAGTGGAGTGGATCTCGTGTTCTTGAATGCGGCAAGGCCACAGAGAGCGCAGAGCCAGTATGAAGGAAAACTGAAGCCATGGGCAGATGTTGAGTCCTGGAAGAAGGT ATTCGACACTAATGTCTTCGGACCGCTGAACGGCATCGAGGCCATTCTCCCGTTGCTTCTATCAACCAACACACCTAGGTCCGTCGTTATCACAGGCTCCAAGCAAGGAATCACAAACCCCCCAGGAGGTGGCGCCCCAGCGTACAATGCCTCGAAGGCCGCCATCAAGAACCTCACGGAGCACCTCGCTCACGATCTTCGGTCGGATCCCGCGACTGCACATATATCTGCACATCTGTTTGTTCCGGGATGGACCTGGACTGGACTAATGGGAAATGTTGGGCCTACACAGGAGGAgaatgtgaagaagatggctgGAGCGTGGTTCCCTAGCCAAGCTGCGGAGGTACTCGTCGATGGAGTAGAGAAGGGCTCGTTCTATATCATCTGCCCCGATGGAGAGACGGATTGGCCATTGGATCAGGCTAGAATGCAGTGGGCTAGCGATGATGTCGTTGAAGGGCGACCGGCATTATCTCGTTGGGAGGCGAGTTGGAAGGAACGGGCGGAAGCAGGCATTCGTGCTGATGCTGAGCAACGGAGAAAGTAG